The following nucleotide sequence is from Zea mays cultivar B73 chromosome 1, Zm-B73-REFERENCE-NAM-5.0, whole genome shotgun sequence.
tcatggcccagcgaccatttttatgtccgcgttccgccacacatgtttttgtccccggagcaccttaaagcggttcttggcctcccgcgagctatatcacacatttccatggccaaacagccaattttatgtatccaacctgccaccttcgttatagaccggggaggccgttatggcattttttttgccacccgtgagctatagcacacgattttatggaaacctagaccctaaatcctatccctaaaccctaaacctaaacatcgacactaaaggattttagtgtcgaaaccatggtaaaatgaaatttgagtctcccaaccatatcaactttgttgacatagtagaattttagtgtccaaacaatagtacacattttggtcgccGGAGGccagtaaggctatttttggcctcccgtgacacatgttttcatcgtcaaacaacgatttcatgcctttcgtccgccacccatgatttggccactgagactgctaaggttgtttatggcctcccgtaagctatagcacacgttttcatggtcgagcgaccatttttaagtacgtgttccaccacccgcgttttggtccccagagcaccttaaagttgttcttggcctcccacgagctgtagggtttagggtttaggttttagggcctcccgtgacacatgtttttgtcgtcgaatagcaatttcgtgcctcccgtccgccacccatgatttgaccatttagACTGGTAagtctgttttggcctcccgtgagctatagcacacgttttcatggcccagcgaccatttttatgtccgcgttccgccacacgtgtttttgtccccggagcaccttaaagcggttcttggcctcccgcgagctatatcacacatttccgtggccaaacagccaattttatgtatgcgacatgccaccttcgttttagaccggggaggccgttatggcattttttgccacccgtgagctatagcacacgattttatggaaacctagagcctaaatcctatccctaaaccctaaacctaaacatcgacactaaaggattttagtgtcgtctcccaaccatatcaactttgctgacatagtataattttagtgtccaaaccatagtacacattttggtccccggagtccggtaaggctatttttggcctcccgtgacacatgttttcatcgtcaaacaatgatttcatgcctcccgtccgccacccatgatttggccacagaaactgctaaggctgtttatggcctcccgtaagctatagcacacgttttcatggtcgagcgactatttttatgtacgtgttccaccacccgcgttttggtccccagagcaccttaaagttgttcttggcctcccacgagttgtagggtttagggtttagggtttaggtagaGAGAGAGAACTGGGGCGAAGAAGTGTGTCGCCGTCTCCGAATCTGCTGAGGACGCGCAACAACCCATGTCGGCTACCGCCCCCCAAGCCGCGCAACCTTCTCCTTGGGCGCTCGGCCCCGCGATCCTTGccgcgcagagagagagagagaggatgtcaGTCGAAGTAGAACTAGAGCCATAGTCATCGTTGTGCCTCTGCTAGCGGGAGGCTCCTCGTCTCTACCTCACACCGGTGGATCTCGTGCTGTCGGATTCGACCACCGCCCAGCCGCGCAGTGGACGGACGCGACACTGGATGATGGTGATGATGTCGGACTTCGGCGCCCGGCCGTGACCTATGCTCTGAGGTCGGTCAGCCCTCCTCCATCGGTGGTGAGTACCTCACCCTCTCCCAAGCCGCTAGTGCAGGTGTGCTGCCTACTTGCACTGGCGTCGATACGTAGGTAGAGATGGGCAGCGGCGTAACGAAGAAGAAAGCTCCTGGTCGGCTGGAGATTGAAGAAAAGAGCGATGGCCGTTGGATCGGTCGTAGGCATCCAAGATTAGATCGGGATGGAGGTAGGAGATTGACTGTAGATCCGCGAAGCAACGACTGGGATTAGTCGCACATACCATCGCGCCTTCATAAAATAATGGACGTCGATCTTTGATCCGACGATCCGTATAACACACCGGTTCACTGCGTTTCGATCTAATCTGGTGTTTGGGTGCTTGATCGGACGGTCCTGATCCCGCGATACCCCTTCACCCGAGCCATGTTTCACATAAGCCCCTGCGTTTGTTTTAAAGGAACCCGCCGTCCACGCCAGGGGCACTCTGTGTCTTAGGAATACTTGCGCCAATACCCCTGGTTTTTCTAGAAATTGACGCGCAGTCCAGACAGATTATAAAACAAAGAAATTCAGTTAGAAAAAAGATTTATAGTGCAAATTTAATTCCAAtaacttgtttaattcctagaaaattcatttcaattcctttttaatccattctagttccAATAATtgtgttttaatattgttcatcgCATGGTGTCTCTAGTTTGACATGAAAACTGTAATAAAATTAATCTCTTCGTTAATCTCGTATCAAGTACAtaaaaacttaggaaattcataactcctctgttttaacttcgatttgatccgttcaagttgtgttagtctcgtataaataattactatgcaataacaacacttATTAAACCATGTCTCAGTCTTTTATAATTAGGTCTTTATTTAACTAATGTTGGTTAGTCTAGTTAAactacttatcattataatctactagaatactatggtcaatttataactaaTATTTAagatgagataattatttatagaataacctctcgtATGATTTAtagtaaccaatttataatatagtttaacattttaatcacataaatcctctataaaatcataactccttaatcgtaacttcgatcttagtagttctcgatcccacgatctcgtatcatcacgtagatcattattattcaatttgtacttatgtttggtgtgatgttaattttgtctataccatgtttgtttgtattgctacgactagcagtgaggtcacaaggatttgaagaatcaccctagtaactagaatctcaagtgccaggcaagttgtgcccttgatgcacttttgttacccaataatattctttattatcactattcaatgcataggtttaattttaatgggacccaataggtcaccctagtctgtttatcctatttaccttgtttacccctgattcacttgggtagttttgctattgctttatatggttttgggataatatttcattatgtccatgttccaattattctattatgttatttatgttcatgtcaagatcattaaattttaattggaacatggagcttaacttgagaaacatgtgccaccacaagggttgaatgggacgcccttggctgattaattaggaaagctagtataacacctctggtgtttttattccgctcgacaacgagtatggatttaagcactaaTATTAGTGGATAAAACGGATGTCAAATTTTAATCATTttcgtctatcgcgattttaatatcgcatctatttcgtctgtcgcgagtgcgacgTCGTTTTCATTTTTATCtgtccgggctcttcctaaattttcgtgattttCGGAATatcgttgttccgaaaatcggtgtgtccggtgattatttaaatttcatcgctcgcgcgaatgcgAATTTGGAAGCCCGACCTACTCGGATGATTTTTATCCCgagcaaattaatttgaactcgacgactaaaatgttcggggTGAAATAATTCGAATCGCGCGAAATCTTGCACGAGGTTATGACCCAATTTATCCTTCAGCACGCTATTTTGGCGACGAAGTCGCGTGTACATTCGCAGATATGGTTGCGGCTAATTTCAGTTAAATCGCAGAGCCAATTATCGATGCCGAAACCAGTTTATTTCAGTCTGTCGTTTCTCGCATAGATCCAAATCTTCGGATATAAATAACGGGTAGATTCATCTGACTACGGAGTATTCACTAAATCAAATCTTATCCAAATATTATGGTCAATTTTATTTTGGTTCGACTATTTTATATATCTTTTAAATCATAATTTGGGAACCAGTGTTTATCCATATCTGATGTTAATGAAAAAAAGAAGAATCAAAATTCTCCTTTTCCTAGCTGATTTTATCTCCACCGCTGATTGGTAATATCCTTGAAGTGGCTCGTACGTCCTGGTGCCCTATTTTCAACACCGTGAGCCTATTCCTTATCCTCTCCGATGAGCTCAACTTCCACGTACTCCTCTCCCTGGAAAAATCCTGCCGCCCTTCCCTTGTCTGATTTTTTTCAGCCGGCGTTATCTCCCTGCTCGGCAGCCCTTCCCTGTGCTTGTTCTTCATGCCGCGTGCTCCTCAAATTCCCAGCTCCGGCTCATCTTCCACCAACGCGCGCTGCTCCAGCCTTTAGCTCCCTGGTCGCCGCGCAGAGGAGCTCCCTCAGCTCGCTCCTCCTGTGTCGCGCCCCAGCCCCTGGTTCGGCTCTGCTCCTCCCTGTGCCCATCTCCCATGGCGGCTCTCTCTGTCCGGCCACCGGCGCCTTTGTTTTCCTCTCTCCTCTACGCTGTCGCTGTTTCCTTGTGCAGCGCCGGTTGTCCTCGCGCTCGGCTCCCAGCTCGCCCAGCTTTGGTGGTCGTCGTCTCCACCTCGACCAGAGCATCGCCGTGGAGTCCCTGCTTCTTCGGCTGGCCGCGGCGCTCTCTCCCTGGCGCGCTCGTCCGCCCCTGCTCCACTGCGCCGAGCAGTTCCCAGCCGAGCTCCTATCCAGCCATGCCGCGCCCTCCCTACTCCTTCCTGCAACTCGGTGCCTCTCCCAGCTCGCTGGTCGTCGAGTCCTTCTCCCTAGCGcatggatcaagttgttgccCCCAGCCATGTCTTCATCTCCATCAACTGACACTTTCTGCTCGGCCACATGCCATGGAGCTCGTCCTGCCCCTGTTTCCATGACCGGCGTCCCCAAGCTCCTCCCCTGTGCGTCGCGATTTTCCCTGGCACAGCTCGCTCACTGTTCGCCGCACGCTCTGGGACCCTCCCTGCACTGCGCCATGGCAACCGTTGGACCGGTCGTTCGCTGCGCGCCAACTTCCCTGTGCGCGCCTCTGTTCCTCGTCGTGGTGGGGTCGTGGTTTGGCAACGTCGTGTGCATTGCGATAGCCGTCCTGACCGCAAAGCAGTCCGCGCAATAAAGTTCGCTCGGTCGCGACCTCGCTTTGCTCTCTGCGTCGTTGTTCGCCCATGTTGTCACGTCCTGTTTCCGGCTCGTAAGTGCGCCCTTTCGGCTCGCTCGGCTTTAATTCCCAATCATGTCGTCGAACGACACGACCTTGTCGTTCGTCGTCACGTCGTTCGCCGTCAAGCCTCACTGTAATTCCTGCTGTGCCTCGCTTCTGATGTGTTCGATTAAATGACGGACCAAGAATCCAAGATGTCGCTCCTCCTCGCTGTGAAATCCTCACGCTCACCATTCTCTATTCGATCTCGTCGTCAAGCTGAAGGCCGTCGTTGTTCAGGCAACTACCAAATTGAGTTGTGATGTGGTGAGCCGATTCGCTATTTTTACTCTCGGTTTTCTGATCGTAAAATAAGACGCTTTGTATACGTATACGATTAAGTTAGAAATACCAGTAAGGCGAGATATGCTTCGAGGAGTTTAATTGCCGAATATATTCGAACTAGTTATATTTTGTAGAATATAGTATTTCGGTGACACGTAGGTTAAATTTAGTATTTTAAAATGTCTAGACAATAATATTGTTAGTATTACTATTGACCACaatatttggtaataagatttccgctgcaaactgtcgatgtgtgtgatttgtgtttacttaatcacgcggttctggttgtaagtggtttatccgatgttcttggagcaatcggacggatcctattaagttatctggtgcacatgcatagcagtctgaggtctttgagacaaggacaggtgcatgtggaccCAATAACTTggaaggttctgccacagctggtatcggagcaggattaagtatatacggtcacatacatattttcaaaacaaaagttttggttttgaaaaacctattttcaactaaacacattgtttggctttgaaaaacggttttaaaaaactataatgctagtgacaatctctgttaagccctaaattaaggactattaggtggcttatttaaaaaactactaacccacaaccgggggtattgcatacatgtgtattgttatttttgaggccattcagttttgaatggatcgacgctcaaggtaaggtgagatgtgagagcatgaccgaacaaacatcggtctagggaagagtataaaaagcgcttgattatatacatgttacacatatgcatatatgaaggctgcgatgtggagtatttacttttctgggaattcgataccccatggatgtgtatgggtatacagacatgggaatactgagaagtgtaatgtacttgtaacgacgcacctatgctcaggtaagaaggtgagttaccataataagttgccctatggttaaagtgtggcaacaacacctatgcgtggctcggcgcttaatgatgagctggcctctatatagcaatatatggagtataaactgtgataaactgtcatgtgtgaattgcatcattgggaaaatgggctgtgatggatttttttgcaggtacactaacctcgaaaacgcatgtgtagttgacgactagcaaaataccgtgagagtcgtaagtatgccaccgatatagaacgctattgccacattgtgttggcaaaatcagtgaggacgaataggacgagcatgcatcctgattgttgcatcatgtttgtcacctatacacccaaaatgcttctctcatctttattctagtaaccagtgattgtagaaaatgtggtgtaatgttgtattatgaacttcgatgaaatagttgtcctccattctttaggtaaCCTGTTAAGGTCTTATATGGTGTTTGCTCTTGTGCTTGAAGTGCAGATAGAATGTTTGTGACCTATTTGTCTAAACCCAAAAACAGGtcatgttcttatttagtgaaccatgacccaaagttGAATTGTCCATCACCACTACATGACCAAACacatacaaataaatgcctagataatttctttgttggaccTAAAGTGTACCCGGACGTGaaacaagaatctcgagtcatgTCTCCATCCTAAACCATATCCTTGTTCGGTTGGTGCAAGCTGATGTCCCTTATCTAGTTTGCCTGTTCTTAAGAATCGCCATGTTGttttatcaacctaacctaggaaagacatgtccaattattttcttgaatttgatgcctttgattTCCTCatttctatcgaaggcataccaacttaatctcaTGATTATTTTTACTCTGCATCTagtcagatactaatccttgaccttgtaatccctattatgggcatagaaatatgtttggggctgaattaacagtctcccatcatactcctttcaacaagtttaggttatggtcatgtcttgttcatttcatcgggccatgatctattggctctctacttgtaaccattcttacaggtggagtatctctttgtatattgtcacccttgctcagTCTATTTGTgtcgcgtgagatttcttattggttacgtctggtaatggCGTTATAACTAAAACCGATGGTGTtgcgacgaaaccgagggcctcatGTGGACGATCGACACATGGATGCACTgcttggcacgcgctggtatcacggataatagttgtaatccattatgagactatatcaatgtgttGTCTTGGCACAATCTATTTTTGCTACGTGAGATTCTCTATTGATGCCAAttcggtaatggtgtcatgattaaggacttatggtgccgcagcgaaactgagagcctcctgtgaatgcgcacacaggattgtgctactcgtcggatgctggtatcaaggtctctagtcatgatccattatggaactacactAATATATTATCTTCCGTAGATCTCTTCCTTGAAACGATTTCGGTGTTGTTTGTCGAAGTgaccaagcaacatctatcatctttgttggatcaaaagggcataccactttcatgtgtggtctcttttcttttgatcttggtagtgactactcatacaagttccctttacgtcctttgtgtaaaggtgaagccttgaagctttttagtgttgCAAGACAACTAATTAGTTCCCAAAATGGAGATttgtttcccctgctgctgaaatgcaggagtttgtttatTCGCTCCCttattaatccatgtattccctaaccatatccgttcatctcgcatgaagaagcggatgaacaacatgaccaaatgaaTTTCTACTCAAATGTATGATCAACTGTTAATAAGAGTGAACTCTCGACCATTAGATTATCGATGGGTAATAAGAGAAAttactcaatgtcaaaagtagttcaacaagttagtttttactaacttgtaactgcccagtaaacaaagattgagtttagagatcattttatcgagttgtctaaactcactttgattTTAAGGAAGTGATTATAAGAATCAAGTTAAATCGACGGataaccacctaatcatcgctctagtcgtgcctcgatagcctcacgtgtgcttttccagcatgtgtgatcaagtcgagccatgcCCTAGTGCTTGATAAAATGGGTTGGACACGAAGTCAGCATATACAGATCCCTTCGCTGGTGATTTTTCGAGTCTCTATCATTTTCTTGGACTTGGATTCTCTGGCTAACACAagttaactgtgatgttattcaaCATCCACACTCGTCTCATGTATTATGAACTTAccatgaccacttgttggtaaacctctttctgtgtgttttacccaagatggtgcatctgattctgtttgggtaaaattgtgtatttaccgctcgctcaacagactcagataatacagtgtcatcagaaaaagcaaactgcacacatggaaccttatgtgttcctttGGCAGatatcgtctctattggtggacatttctaaattagcTTAAGGCGACATATGATATGTCCACTGGAGAGACCCCAtcctgagacactcgcctttgCTTGGACCGCCTTatgattatcgctgatatgggcatgggttacatgcttctctactcttaagagtctttcgctccgaatctcgggacgagattcttttaaggggggagggctgtaacacctctggtgtttttattccgctcgacaacgagtatggatttaagcactaaTATTAGTGGATAAAACGGATGTCAAATTTTAATCATTTTCGTCTATCGTGATTTTAATACGgcatctgtttcgtctgtcgcgagtgcgacgTCGTTTTAATTTTTATCTGTccaggctcttcctaaattttcgtgatgttcggaatatcgttgttccgaaaatcggtgtgtccggtgattatttaaaattcatcgctcgcgcgaatgcgAATTTGGAAGCCCGACCTACTCGGATGATTTTTATCCCgagcaaattaatttgaactcgacgactaaaatgttcggggTGAAATAATTCTGTCgggaaccataattaggggtaccctcaagactcctaaatctcagctggtaacccccatcagcacaaagctgcaaagacctgatgggtgcgactaagtcaaggatcggtccattcgagggacgcgatcatgcctcgcccgagcccagcctcgggcaagggcagccgaccccggaggatctacgtctcgcccgaggaccccctccagcaacggacacaccttcggctcgcccgaggcccagtcttcaccaagaagcaaccttggccaaaccgccacgccaaccaaccaaatcgcagggcatttaatgcaagggtggcctaacacctttatcttgacgcatgccctccagtcgacagagccgaagtgaccgcattcacttcgccgctccactgaccggtctgacaagaggacagcgccgcctgcgctactccgactgctgagccactcgacagagtgaggctgacagcagccaagtccggccctaggcgccatgggaaactctgcttcgcccgaccccagggctcggactcgggctcagccccggaagacgacgaactccgctccgcccgaccccagggctcggactcgggctcagccccggaagacgacgaactccgcttcgcccgaccccagggctcggactcgggctcagccccggaagacgacgaactccgcttcacccgaccccagggctcggactcgggctcagccccggaagacgacgaactccgcttcgcccgaccccagggctcggactcgggctcagccccggaagacgacggactccgcttcgcccgaccccagggctcggactcgggctcagccccgaaggacgacgaactccgcttcgcccgaccccagggctcggactcagccctggcatcagccgacggtctccgcctcgtccgaccccggggctcggactcgacctcgaccttggaagacagactcgacctcgacctcggaggagcctccgcctcgcccaacctagggcacggaccgaccacgtcaacaggaggcgccatcattaccctaccccaagctgactcaggctacggggaacaagaccggcgtcccatctggctcgctccactatacgaataatgatggcgcctcgcacgctctatgacgatggcggctctcagcccccttacggaagcaagaggacgtcagcaaggactcgacagccccgacagctgtccttccgccgggctccagcgctcctccgatggccatgacaccacacgaaccgggtgccaaaacctcttcggctgccacgatggcatgtacttagggcgctagctctcctccgctagacacgttagcacactgctacaccccccattgtacacctagatcctttccttgcgcctataaaagggaggaccagggccctcttacaaagggtgggccgcgcggggaaggacaggacggcgctcgcgtgaggccgctcgctccctcccgcgtggacgcttgtaaccccctattgcaagcgcacccgacctaggcgtgggacaaacacgaaggccgcgggattccacctctcacgcccgtctccctccggcttcctccccccttcgcgctccgtctcgcgccgacccatctgggctggggcacgcgacgacaatttactcgtcggtccagggacccccgggtttcaaaacgccgacagttggcacgccaggtaggggcctgctgcgtgttgacgaacagcttctcgtcaagctccagatggccagtctccagcaacctttccagcccgggacggtgctccgttttgggagtcttgagttcatgtccctcgacggcagctacgacatgataatccttcccccgccgcgcgacagcgacaatggcggccgacagcccgcccaccggcggtggaatcaacgacgtctccctcgcgtggtggaagaacaacattcgagctcgccccgtcccctcccccgccgacggaggaggaggcggggcaactaaggccaagcaggaggcggcacctcgtcggctctccagcgagtcgacggcgccggcgccccaacggggggcacgtcgggcatcgacctcgcgtctgagacgaagacgagcgccgtctccccgcaatacgccaaccccaagccaacggatgacgccagcacgctcgcgaaggacttgttgggcgtcaccctcgtacctgagacgacggtgcagtcagcccctgacgtgacttcatcaccgcccgtcgaccaagaggtaccaaccggttcccatctcacgccttttggattcagcctcgacccaccaagcgacttcgctttggtggacgctctcatagaggcgagtcccaaCCCtctgggtatcgtatgcggtcaccctgggaccggctgacggacgtctcgacctacgggccctcggtgtccgaggaagatgacgagcccgacttctgttgggatttctccggacttggtaaccccagtgccatgcgggactttatgaccgcgtgcgactactgcctttccgactgttctgacggtagccgcagcctcggcgacgaggactgcggcccaagtcgtgaatgtttccacgtcgatctagtgggtcccaacgaaggcaaccatcttggtatgccggagaatggtgatatccctaggcctgtgcctcgcgttgacatcctacgggagctagctgtggtccccgtcctggcggggggtcatgacccacacctcgagcaaatccgcgagatgcaggccaggctcgacgagggggcaggaacacttgagccgatccgccgggacatcgggcaggaatgggcgggccaacctccggccggagaagtgcgtcacctaccccagggtatccagcaccgcatcgccgacgatgtcagggtaaggccgccaccagcttccagtggagtcggccagaacctggctgcagcggcaatgcttctccgcgcgatgccggagccatcaaccaccgaggggcggcgtatccagggagagctcaagaatctcctggaggacgccgcggtccgacgggccgaaagctccgcctcccgaaggcaggggcacccctcggaacatcacgccgtgacttcctgattcatgcgggaagccttggtccacaccgggcgcacgcgcaacacagcgcctgcgaccccaggtcgcctcggcaacgagcaccaccacggcaaccgtcgggcccacctcgacaagagggtgcgccgaggctaccaccctaggcgtgggggatgctacgacagcggggaggatcggagtccctcgcccgaaccacccggtccacaggctttcagccgcgtcatacgacgggcgccgttcccgacccg
It contains:
- the LOC109943581 gene encoding uncharacterized protein; protein product: METGAGRAPWHVAEQKVSVDGDEDMAGGNNLIHALGRRTRRPASWERHRVAGRSREGAAWLDRSSAGNCSAQWSRGGRARQGESAAASRRSRDSTAMLWSRWRRRPPKLGELGAEREDNRRCTRKQRQRRGERKTKAPVAGQREPPWEMGTGRSRAEPGAGARHRRSELRELLCAATRELKAGAARVGGR